In Juglans regia cultivar Chandler chromosome 13, Walnut 2.0, whole genome shotgun sequence, the following proteins share a genomic window:
- the LOC109007002 gene encoding uncharacterized protein At4g06598-like, which translates to MANSKGSSNIRNLMCSGKHALLPPKSPFPSVTPPYADYVPSPAVGSKSLQKHREGNVHHQRTSSENLLIEEQPSWLDDLLNEPEAPIRRGGHRRSSSDSFAYIDVADVSNLDYAAQDEYKYKSLISVPSWGSQDFDHIKDVQLPSLYADINLAKLKNRAWESSLNAVANPSSRSVRDNTVHQSSGSSCSPQEADGFPSTTSEKQDQFEYSPQDPKASSERRDGSHAKAYASETDTKRAKQQFAQRSRVRKLQYIAELERNVQALQVEGSEVSAELEFLNQQNLILGMENKALKQRLESMTQEQLIKYLEQEVLEREIGRLRALYQQQQQQHQQQQQPSSSHRRTNSRDLDSQLASLSLKHKDANSGHDPVTGPLRI; encoded by the exons ATGGCAAATTCCAAGGGGTCATCAAACATCAGAAATTTGATGTGCTCTGGAAAGCATGCTCTACTTCCTCCTAAAAGTCCATTTCCCAGTGTTACCCCACCATATGCTGATTATGTCCCAAGTCCTGCTGTTGGATCAAAATCTCTTCAGAAGCATAGAGAGGGAAATGTACACCACCAACGAACTTCCTCTGAGAACCTTCTCATAGAGGAGCAACCTTCTTGGCTTGATGATCTCCTTAATGAACCAGAAGCACCTATTCGTAGAGGAGGTCATAGGCGTTCATCTAGTGATTCCTTTGCTTACATAGATGTAGCAGATGTTTCTAACTTAGATTATGCAGCACAGGATGAGTACAAATATAAGAGTTTGATTTCTGTACCTTCTTGGGGATCTCAAGACTTTGATCATATCAAAGATGTGCAGCTTCCTTCACTATATGCAGACATCAACTTGGCAAAGCTGAAGAATAGGGCATGGGAATCATCTTTGAATGCTGTGGCTAACCCAAGCAGCCGTTCTGTCAGGGATAACACCGTTCATCAGAGTTCAGGATCATCATGTTCACCACAGGAGGCTGATGGGTTTCCATCTACAACAAGCGAGAAGCAGGATCAATTTGAATACAGTCCACAAGATCCAAAAGCTTCTTCTGAAAGAAGGGATGGATCTCATGCTAAGGCTTATGCTTCCGAAACGGATACAAAACGTGCTAAACA ACAATTTGCTCAACGCTCACGGGTCCGGAAGCTTCAATACATAGCTGAGCTTGAAAGGAATGTACAAGCTTTGCAG GTAGAAGGGTCTGAAGTTTCAGCTGAACTTGAATTTCTCAACCAGCAGAATCTTATTCTGGGCATGGAGAACAAAGCCCTTAAGCAACGTTTAGAAAGCATGACTCAGGAGCAGCTTATCAAATACT TGGAGCAAGAAGTattggagagagagattggGAGGCTACGAGCCTTGtatcagcagcagcagcagcagcatcaaCAGCAACAGCAGCCATCTTCTAGCCATCGACGCACTAACAGCAGAGACCTAGATTCCCAACTTGCTAGCCTCTCTTTGAAGCACAAGGATGCCAATTCTGGCCATGACCCTGTAACTGGTCCACTCCGCATATAG